In one Ananas comosus cultivar F153 linkage group 12, ASM154086v1, whole genome shotgun sequence genomic region, the following are encoded:
- the LOC109718606 gene encoding probable plastid-lipid-associated protein 4, chloroplastic isoform X2, with product MALLLPSSPSPSPPFSPSPLARPRRTLETPLAISRSPPSPALFAQTPQWGPRERVSPLLAAAPQESKWRTRVSFFPSFIKKRGKSREELKEELLAAIAPLDRGADAGPEDQESVDRIASELEAINPVKEPLKSDLLNGKWELLYTTSRSILQTQRPKFLRPNGKIYQAINTDTLRAQNMETWPYFNQVTANLVPLNERRVAVRFDTFKIFGLIPIKAPEGGRGELEITYLDEEIRISRGDKGNLFILKMVDPTYRVPV from the exons ATGGCGTTGTTGTtgccctcctctccttctccgtcTCCTCCTTTCTCCCCCTCGCCCCTTGCAAGGCCCCGCCGAACCCTAGAAACTCCTCTCGCGATCTCCCGATCCCCCCCGTCCCCCGCCCTTTTCGCCCAAACCCCTCAGTGGGGGCCGAGGGAGCGAGTTTCGCCGTTGTTGGCGGCGGCGCCGCAGGAGTCGAAGTGGAGGACTAGGGTTTCCTTCTTCCCCTCCTTCATCAAGAAGAGAGGCAAGAGCCGGGAGGAGCTCAAGGAGGAGCTCCTCGCCGCCATCGCCCCCCTCGATCGCGGCGCCGACGCCGGTCCCGAGGACCAAGAGAGCGTCGATCGG ATTGCAAGTGAACTTGAGGCAATTAATCCGGTTAAGGAGCCACTCAAGTCAGATTTGCTTAATGGAAAATGGGAGCTTCTATATACAACTTCTAGGTCCATTTTACAAACTCAG AGGCCAAAGTTTTTACGACCGAATGGGAAAATATACCAGGCCATCAACACGGACACATTAAGGGCTCAAAATATGGAAACCTGGCCTTACTTTAACCAG GTCACAGCAAACCTGGTTCCTCTTAATGAAAGAAGGGTGGCAGTCAGAtttgatactttcaaaatttttggtttg ATACCTATAAAGGCACCGGAAGGAGGTCGTGGTGAGCTAGAAATCACTTACTTAGACGAAGAGATTCG
- the LOC109718606 gene encoding probable plastid-lipid-associated protein 4, chloroplastic isoform X1, translating to MALLLPSSPSPSPPFSPSPLARPRRTLETPLAISRSPPSPALFAQTPQWGPRERVSPLLAAAPQESKWRTRVSFFPSFIKKRGKSREELKEELLAAIAPLDRGADAGPEDQESVDRVHIASELEAINPVKEPLKSDLLNGKWELLYTTSRSILQTQRPKFLRPNGKIYQAINTDTLRAQNMETWPYFNQVTANLVPLNERRVAVRFDTFKIFGLIPIKAPEGGRGELEITYLDEEIRISRGDKGNLFILKMVDPTYRVPV from the exons ATGGCGTTGTTGTtgccctcctctccttctccgtcTCCTCCTTTCTCCCCCTCGCCCCTTGCAAGGCCCCGCCGAACCCTAGAAACTCCTCTCGCGATCTCCCGATCCCCCCCGTCCCCCGCCCTTTTCGCCCAAACCCCTCAGTGGGGGCCGAGGGAGCGAGTTTCGCCGTTGTTGGCGGCGGCGCCGCAGGAGTCGAAGTGGAGGACTAGGGTTTCCTTCTTCCCCTCCTTCATCAAGAAGAGAGGCAAGAGCCGGGAGGAGCTCAAGGAGGAGCTCCTCGCCGCCATCGCCCCCCTCGATCGCGGCGCCGACGCCGGTCCCGAGGACCAAGAGAGCGTCGATCGGGTACAC ATTGCAAGTGAACTTGAGGCAATTAATCCGGTTAAGGAGCCACTCAAGTCAGATTTGCTTAATGGAAAATGGGAGCTTCTATATACAACTTCTAGGTCCATTTTACAAACTCAG AGGCCAAAGTTTTTACGACCGAATGGGAAAATATACCAGGCCATCAACACGGACACATTAAGGGCTCAAAATATGGAAACCTGGCCTTACTTTAACCAG GTCACAGCAAACCTGGTTCCTCTTAATGAAAGAAGGGTGGCAGTCAGAtttgatactttcaaaatttttggtttg ATACCTATAAAGGCACCGGAAGGAGGTCGTGGTGAGCTAGAAATCACTTACTTAGACGAAGAGATTCG